Proteins from a single region of Gossypium arboreum isolate Shixiya-1 chromosome 1, ASM2569848v2, whole genome shotgun sequence:
- the LOC108480207 gene encoding scarecrow-like protein 33, with protein MGSHLTGFPRTVNGFKISDGYLLPNPNVYPKFEISDGIGSNDQSLDFSSLGVPFLPSLGLGDSSFASILSMGSMGKEGDTFSPTDDTDVSDTVLKYISQVLLEEEMEEKPCMFHDSLALQAAEKSLYEVLGESYPPRDQAPVCVDPSVESPDNCSFGTSSDHSIHSGSSSCTSYTIESQWNGDFSENNNRPSLLQTSIPENFVFQSTVDPGSRFSSHSQNGSANNGNGFMGSPASEFLVPNYFSQSELALHFKRGFEEASKFLPKANQLNVGFKSNALTSELKQKASNTVVKVESDRKECSPPRLIRKKSHEREDEDLEERNNKQSAVLGDESELSDMFDKVLICARRRGQSSSSTADETLPNGPSKTLLPNEQTNGSNSGKARGKKQGKKKVVDLRTLLILCAQAITSNDNVTAKELIKQIRQHSSPYGDGSQRLAHYFVDALEARLAGTGTQIYTSLVAKRMSAADMLKAYQVYISVCPFVKVPIIFANNYISKAAEKATKLHIIDFGIFYGFHWPALIHCLANRPGGPPKLRITGIEFPHPGFRPAEAVQETGRRLVKYCERYNVPFEYHAIAQKWETIRTEDLKINSDEVIAVNCLCRFRNLLDETVVLNSPRDTVLKLIRKINPDVFVHSVVNGSYNAPFFVTRFREALFHFSALFDMCETNVSHEDNMRSMLEQKFYGREIMNIVACEGTERVERPESYKQWQVRNMRAGFVQLPLNPELMKRVKERVKARYHSDFMVDVDGRWMLQGWKGRIIYASSAWIPA; from the coding sequence ATGGGTTCTCATCTCACTGGATTCCCTCGCACAGTTAATGGTTTCAAGATTAGTGACGGGTATCTTTTGCCTAATCCAAATGTATacccaaaatttgaaatttctgATGGGATTGGATCAAATGACCAATCTTTAGATTTCAGCTCTCTAGGTGTCCCATTTTTACCTTCTTTAGGTTTGGGTGATTCTAGCTTTGCTTCAATTTTGAGCATGGGCAGCATGGGTAAAGAGGGAGATACTTTTTCTCCGACCGATGACACTGATGTCTCGGACACCGTTCTTAAGTACATAAGTCAGGTGCTTTTGGAAGAGGAAATGGAAGAGAAGCCCTGCATGTTCCATGACTCCTTGGCTCTGCAAGCTGCAGAGAAGTCTCTTTATGAAGTTCTTGGTGAAAGCTATCCTCCTCGAGATCAAGCTCCTGTTTGTGTCGATCCAAGTGTTGAGAGCCCGGATAACTGTTCTTTTGGTACTTCCAGTGATCATAGCATTCATAGTGGCTCTAGTTCCTGTACTAGCTATACGATTGAGTCTCAGTGGAATGGTGATTTTAGCGAAAACAACAACAGACCGTCTTTGTTACAAACAAGCATTCCTGAAAACTTTGTTTTTCAGTCTACTGTGGATCCGGGTTCACGGTTTTCATCTCATTCTCAAAATGGTAGTGCTAATAATGGGAATGGATTCATGGGATCTCCTGCGAGTGAGTTTTTAGTTCCAAATTATTTTAGTCAAAGTGAATTAGCATTGCACTTCAAGAGGGGTTTTGAGGAAGCTAGTAAGTTCCTACCAAAAGCTAATCAACTGAATGTCGGTTTCAAGAGCAATGCATTGACTTCAGAGTTGAAGCAGAAGGCTTCAAACACGGTAGTCAAAGTGGAGAGTGACAGGAAGGAGTGCTCACCACCTCGTTTGATCAGAAAGAAGAGTCATGAACGAGAAGATGAAGATTTAGAAGAGAGGAATAACAAACAGTCGGCAGTTTTGGGGGACGAGAGCGAGCTATCAGACATGTTCGATAAGGTGTTGATTTGTGCTAGGAGAAGAGGGCAGTCTTCTTCATCCACTGCGGATGAGACTTTGCCGAATGGACCGAGCAAGACGCTGCTGCCGAATGAGCAAACAAATGGATCCAATAGTGGGAAGGCGCGTGGCAAGAAACAGGGTAAGAAGAAAGTAGTGGATTTGAGGACTCTCCTGATCTTATGCGCGCAAGCTATCACTTCCAATGACAATGTGACTGCTAAGGAACTGATAAAGCAGATTAGGCAGCATTCTTCGCCCTATGGTGACGGGTCTCAGAGATTAGCTCATTACTTTGTTGACGCCCTTGAAGCACGCTTAGCTGGCACTGGAACTCAAATTTATACCTCTCTGGTTGCTAAAAGAATGTCAGCCGCTGATATGTTGAAAGCTTACCAAGTTTATATTTCAGTCTGCCCATTCGTGAAGGTGCCTATTATTTTTGCAAACAACTACATTTCGAAGGCAGCAGAGAAAGCAACAAAGCTCCATATCATAGACTTTGgtattttttatggttttcatTGGCCTGCTTTAATTCACTGCCTCGCAAACAGACCTGGTGGTCCTCCAAAGTTACGCATTACGGGAATAGAGTTTCCCCACCCTGGCTTCCGGCCTGCTGAAGCTGTGCAGGAGACGGGGCGACGATTGGTAAAGTATTGTGAACGTTACAATGTTCCGTTTGAGTACCATGCTATAGCTCAGAAATGGGAGACTATCCGAACTGAGGACCTCAAGATTAATTCTGATGAAGTTATTGCTGTCAATTGTCTCTGTCGATTTAGGAACCTACTCGATGAGACAGTAGTGTTAAATAGTCCAAGGGATACTGTTCTGAAATTGATTCGGAAGATAAATCCAGATGTTTTTGTTCATAGTGTTGTTAATGGATCCTACAATGCCCCCTTTTTTGTCACAAGATTCCGGGAGGCACTCTTTCATTTTTCTGCACTGTTTGACATGTGTGAGACAAATGTCTCTCATGAAGATAACATGAGGTCGATGCTTGAACAGAAGTTTTACGGGCGGGAAATTATGAATATCGTAGCATGTGAAGGCACAGAAAGAGTAGAGAGACCTGAATCATATAAACAGTGGCAGGTTCGTAACATGAGGGCTGGGTTTGTGCAGCTTCCGTTAAACCCTGAACTTATGAAGAGAGTGAAAGAGAGGGTGAAGGCACGCTACCACAGTGATTTTATGGTTGACGTGGATGGCCGGTGGATGTTGCAGGGATGGAAGGGTCGAATCATCTATGCATCTTCTGCTTGGATACCTGCATAA